In the Mastomys coucha isolate ucsf_1 unplaced genomic scaffold, UCSF_Mcou_1 pScaffold18, whole genome shotgun sequence genome, one interval contains:
- the Tmem275 gene encoding transmembrane protein 275: MPPAKKSPETLAPAPPGRSRSLLRGLPSPALCCACGLCVLLAGLNVTLVGAFAAFLPGHNVPLVVGPALLVLAFGFFAACCVCSRRGPVPRARSSATAGQGGGRPGTVALEMESSERTAQDTTAVQLSPAASAASSGRSSPGPGLFALDPPEPATGAPYLLRMEGTQPNFPRDPAAS, translated from the coding sequence ATGCCGCCAGCAAAGAAGAGCCCAGAGACCCTGGCCCCAGCGCCCCCGGGCCGTTCCCGAAGTCTTCTGCGGGGTCTGCCATCGCCCGCTCTCTGCTGTGCCTGTGGCTTGTGCGTGCTGCTGGCAGGCCTGAACGTGACCCTGGTGGGAGCTTTCGCCGCCTTCCTGCCAGGACACAACGTTCCGCTGGTGGTGGGGCCCGCGCTGCTCGTGCTGGCGTTCGGCTTCTTCGCTGCCTGCTGCGTGTGCAGCCGCCGGGGCCCCGTGCCCCGTGCGCGCTCCTCTGCCACCGCGGGCCAGGGTGGCGGGCGTCCAGGGACTGTGGCACTGGAGATGGAAAGCAGCGAGCGCACGGCACAGGACACGACAGCGGTGCAGCTCAGTCCAGCAGCCTCGGCTGCATCCTCTGGCCGCTCCAGCCCCGGCCCGGGTCTCTTTGCCCTGGACCCCCCTGAACCTGCAACCGGGGCTCCCTACTTGCTGCGCATGGAAGGGACCCAGCCCAACTTCCCTCGGGACCCGGCTGCCTCCTAG